The following are from one region of the Acidobacteriota bacterium genome:
- a CDS encoding serine/threonine protein kinase: protein MEKPKRWPRINEIVGAALEQEPANRPSFVSQACGQNAELRAEVESLLAAYVDADGLSGNPWVATTVADPTGETKTIGPYRLIHRLGVGGMGQVWLAEQTEPVRRRVALKLIRPGLYDSALVQRFQSEQQSLAIMEHPAIAKVFDAGTTPDGQPYFAMEYVDGPPITNYCDRKKLSIRERLKLFVQVCDGVQHAHQKAIIHRDLKPSNILVTEVDGKPASRIIDFGLAKATVPHAAGETLYTHVGGFVGTPGYMSPEQADPAIHDIDTRTDVYSLGVVLYELLTGLLPFDTSQWKTQRLDEVLRQLRETDPKRPSTKVGENRDTSTGRAGARSTEPSQLAGLLRGDLDWITLKTLEKERDRRYGTPSALAADVENYLGNRPVEARPASNFYRLQKYVRRHAVVVAVTSGAAALLVAFAVMQSIELRRITRERDRADRITDFMTNMFAVSDPSEARGNSITAREILDKSAKEIDSGLAKDPELKAQMLQVMGSVYEGLELHARAETLLLQTVEIQRRVLGPEHPTTLASARQLAWAISEQHRYAEAETMERDLVGVTSRTLGPDHAITLATESDLSRTLGLAGRYAEAEVLGRKVFERQQRVLGPDDSETIESQRRLAIVLVQQGRSEESDKILHANLAIRRRVFGPDAPKTLEVMDDLASVLVEEGQYPEAEKLYSQTLEAETRVFGPDAQRVLNTLLNSATVLEAEHRYPESETLQREVLAKCRRLLGPNHPTTALSLYNIADVLYEEHRYAEAVVALQESVDIQRRVFGPAHPDTVDSVYHLARLYALTRRPREAISFLHDAVSHGLDEESLEDLKKGPDWKTLRGQPDFEPLIGEAQKLASANAPKPQ, encoded by the coding sequence GTGGAAAAGCCGAAGCGGTGGCCAAGAATTAATGAGATTGTCGGCGCAGCGTTGGAACAGGAACCCGCGAATCGACCGTCGTTTGTCAGTCAAGCGTGCGGCCAGAACGCAGAGTTGCGCGCGGAAGTTGAGTCCTTGCTTGCCGCCTATGTCGATGCCGATGGGCTTTCCGGAAATCCCTGGGTCGCGACGACCGTAGCTGATCCGACGGGCGAAACCAAGACCATTGGGCCTTACCGCTTGATTCATCGCCTGGGGGTGGGTGGCATGGGACAGGTCTGGCTCGCGGAGCAAACCGAACCCGTGCGCCGCCGTGTTGCCCTGAAACTCATCCGCCCAGGTCTATACGACAGTGCCCTGGTGCAGCGCTTTCAATCCGAACAGCAATCCCTGGCCATCATGGAGCACCCAGCGATTGCGAAAGTATTTGACGCGGGCACCACGCCGGACGGGCAACCGTATTTTGCGATGGAGTATGTCGATGGCCCGCCGATCACGAACTACTGTGATCGCAAGAAACTCAGCATACGAGAGCGTCTGAAGTTGTTTGTTCAAGTCTGCGACGGCGTTCAGCATGCCCATCAGAAGGCGATCATCCATCGCGACTTGAAGCCTTCCAATATTTTAGTGACGGAAGTGGATGGCAAGCCGGCCTCGCGGATCATCGACTTTGGGCTAGCCAAAGCGACCGTCCCCCACGCAGCCGGTGAAACACTCTACACACACGTGGGAGGATTCGTGGGGACGCCGGGCTACATGAGTCCGGAACAAGCCGACCCGGCAATTCATGACATCGACACGCGGACGGATGTGTATTCGCTGGGAGTCGTGCTCTACGAGCTGCTCACGGGCCTTTTGCCCTTCGACACAAGCCAGTGGAAGACCCAGCGGCTCGATGAAGTGCTGCGGCAGTTGCGGGAGACGGATCCGAAGCGTCCGAGTACGAAGGTGGGAGAGAACCGTGACACGTCGACGGGACGGGCGGGCGCTCGCAGTACGGAACCCAGTCAACTCGCAGGTTTGCTGCGGGGAGACCTCGACTGGATCACACTGAAGACACTGGAAAAAGAGCGCGACCGGCGGTACGGTACGCCCTCAGCGTTGGCGGCGGATGTCGAAAACTATCTGGGCAATCGTCCGGTGGAAGCGCGGCCGGCCAGCAACTTCTATCGACTTCAAAAATATGTGCGCCGTCATGCCGTGGTTGTGGCAGTGACTTCGGGCGCCGCCGCGTTGTTGGTTGCCTTTGCCGTGATGCAGTCGATTGAGTTGCGGCGAATCACACGCGAACGCGATCGCGCGGATCGAATCACCGACTTCATGACCAACATGTTCGCGGTCTCGGATCCCAGCGAAGCACGCGGCAACAGTATTACGGCGCGCGAGATCCTCGACAAGTCAGCGAAGGAGATCGACTCCGGCCTGGCGAAAGATCCGGAGCTGAAGGCGCAGATGTTGCAGGTAATGGGATCGGTGTACGAAGGACTCGAACTGCACGCGCGGGCCGAGACTTTGTTGCTGCAAACGGTAGAAATTCAAAGGAGAGTTCTCGGTCCGGAACATCCGACGACGCTTGCATCTGCGAGGCAGTTAGCCTGGGCCATTTCCGAACAACACCGCTATGCCGAAGCCGAGACGATGGAACGGGACCTGGTGGGCGTCACGAGTCGTACGCTTGGACCGGATCACGCAATCACACTCGCAACTGAATCGGACTTGTCCCGAACCCTGGGATTAGCTGGCCGCTACGCGGAAGCCGAAGTCTTAGGCCGAAAAGTGTTCGAGCGACAGCAACGGGTTCTGGGACCGGACGATTCCGAGACGATTGAATCGCAGAGGCGTCTCGCGATTGTGCTCGTGCAACAAGGGCGTTCTGAAGAGTCAGACAAAATTCTCCACGCGAACTTGGCGATTCGACGGCGTGTCTTCGGTCCCGATGCCCCGAAAACCCTTGAAGTCATGGACGACCTGGCCTCTGTGCTCGTCGAAGAAGGTCAGTACCCTGAAGCCGAAAAGTTGTACTCGCAAACACTGGAAGCTGAGACTCGCGTGTTTGGGCCGGATGCTCAGCGGGTTTTGAATACTTTGCTCAACTCGGCGACGGTGTTGGAAGCGGAACATCGCTATCCGGAATCAGAGACGCTACAAAGGGAAGTGCTTGCGAAGTGTCGCCGGCTGTTGGGTCCTAATCATCCAACGACCGCCCTATCCCTCTACAACATTGCCGATGTCCTTTACGAAGAACATCGCTACGCGGAAGCGGTTGTTGCTCTTCAGGAATCGGTCGACATCCAACGCCGAGTATTCGGCCCCGCACATCCGGATACCGTCGATTCCGTCTATCATCTGGCTCGACTCTATGCCCTCACACGAAGGCCCCGCGAAGCGATTTCCTTCTTGCACGATGCGGTAAGTCACGGTCTCGACGAGGAGTCATTGGAAGATCTCAAGAAAGGTCCGGACTGGAAGACGCTTCGCGGCCAACCAGATTTCGAACCCTTGATTGGTGAGGCACAGAAACTTGCCAGCGCCAACGCGCCGAAGCCGCAATAA
- a CDS encoding helix-turn-helix transcriptional regulator encodes MRQIRDQLGLTMRDVESASARISALHGSEEYLIPPSRLSDIETKGVVPSVFRFYSLAAIYRRPIRDLLLIYGIDLSTVTNDWSSSRPANSHISGFEEETADCNVPIRFDPGFDLRETSDLRRMVQEWGPVPFTFLNSLASQKYTYAFVGTEDYTMYPLLQPGSFIQVDESKRRVVSRPWRSEYERPIYFVETREGFVCCWCSLRLNSLVLQPHPLSSAPVRVLKHPQEAEVIGQVVGVAMKIGDPQSSELLEPRGFARSTADGVVPTTANLRVADAPVIPSATTRRILG; translated from the coding sequence TTGCGTCAAATTCGAGACCAACTGGGTCTCACCATGCGTGATGTCGAGAGTGCGAGCGCTAGAATCTCGGCTCTGCACGGCAGTGAAGAATACCTGATTCCTCCCAGCAGACTTTCCGATATCGAGACCAAGGGAGTCGTTCCCAGCGTCTTTCGCTTCTACTCATTGGCAGCAATTTACCGCCGGCCGATTCGCGATCTTCTTCTGATCTACGGGATTGATCTGAGCACGGTTACGAACGACTGGTCCTCCTCGCGCCCGGCAAACTCCCACATCAGCGGCTTCGAAGAGGAAACTGCCGACTGCAACGTTCCAATCCGCTTTGATCCTGGTTTCGACTTGCGGGAGACTTCCGATTTGCGGCGCATGGTGCAGGAGTGGGGGCCTGTCCCATTTACCTTCTTGAACAGCCTCGCCTCTCAAAAATACACCTACGCATTCGTGGGGACCGAAGACTATACGATGTACCCTTTGCTGCAGCCCGGTTCATTTATTCAAGTGGATGAATCCAAACGGCGCGTGGTCAGCCGACCCTGGCGTTCCGAATATGAGCGTCCGATTTACTTTGTGGAAACGCGGGAAGGGTTTGTCTGCTGCTGGTGCTCCCTGCGGCTCAATTCTCTGGTTCTTCAGCCTCATCCTCTGTCTTCAGCCCCGGTTCGCGTCTTGAAGCATCCGCAAGAAGCGGAAGTGATCGGACAAGTAGTCGGCGTGGCGATGAAGATTGGCGACCCGCAGTCTTCGGAACTTCTAGAGCCCCGAGGGTTTGCAAGATCGACTGCAGATGGAGTCGTGCCCACGACGGCGAACCTGCGGGTAGCAGACGCTCCGGTGATTCCTTCAGCGACGACACGTAGGATTCTGGGCTGA
- a CDS encoding EAL domain-containing protein has protein sequence MDPSPQSASATPKANPVLWQQFVARQPIFDRSRKVVGYELLFRDGVENFFRGETEHATRSTLDTSLVLGLDTLCDGRLAFINCTTAVLLKELVTLLPPNQTVVEVLETVEPDERVIEALRSLRSQGYQIALDDFGLDDHRAVLAAEADVIKVDVRETTAAERQTLVDRNRDQCEMLAEKVETPQEFNEAFAMGFSQFQGFFFQRPEVVAVKSVPAHRLTFLRLLEMVSRPTLDMKALEAVFKQDATACYRLLRYLNSPAYGFRNEIRSIRHALAILGDRELRRWVRLLVTLTASSDKSPELVICALTRARFCELMSQHLNREGDLFLLGLLSLMDAILEVSIETILEQLPVDHETKAVLSGQSSSLRPLYQLVLAQESGEWEQCGQLTQQLHVSQEKVSTAWWQAVEWAQHIARGAPAEEDPGTKSAAAGKVP, from the coding sequence GTGGATCCTAGCCCTCAGTCTGCAAGCGCAACCCCTAAGGCGAATCCCGTACTTTGGCAGCAGTTCGTCGCTCGCCAGCCGATCTTCGACCGTTCGCGAAAAGTCGTGGGCTACGAATTGCTCTTTCGGGATGGAGTCGAAAACTTCTTCCGCGGCGAAACAGAACACGCGACTCGCAGCACACTCGATACCTCGTTGGTGCTGGGTCTGGATACGCTGTGCGATGGACGCTTGGCGTTTATCAATTGCACAACAGCGGTCTTATTGAAGGAACTCGTAACCTTGCTCCCACCCAATCAAACGGTGGTCGAGGTCCTGGAAACAGTTGAGCCGGACGAGCGAGTGATCGAAGCACTGCGAAGTCTTCGGTCGCAGGGGTACCAGATCGCGCTTGACGATTTCGGTCTCGACGATCACCGCGCTGTACTAGCCGCAGAAGCTGACGTCATCAAGGTCGACGTGCGTGAAACGACCGCTGCGGAGCGACAGACGTTGGTCGACCGCAACCGCGACCAGTGCGAAATGCTAGCCGAAAAGGTAGAGACTCCGCAAGAATTTAACGAAGCGTTCGCAATGGGATTTTCGCAATTTCAAGGTTTCTTTTTTCAGCGTCCTGAAGTCGTCGCCGTCAAGAGCGTGCCCGCACACCGCCTGACCTTCCTTCGCTTGCTGGAAATGGTTTCACGCCCGACCCTGGACATGAAGGCCCTGGAAGCCGTTTTTAAGCAAGACGCTACTGCGTGTTACCGATTGCTGCGTTACCTGAATTCTCCAGCCTACGGATTTCGCAATGAAATCCGTAGTATTCGCCATGCCCTGGCGATCCTAGGTGACCGCGAATTACGGCGCTGGGTTCGTTTGCTTGTTACCTTGACGGCGAGCAGCGATAAGTCGCCTGAGTTGGTCATCTGTGCTCTGACACGAGCGCGCTTCTGTGAACTCATGTCGCAACACCTGAACCGCGAAGGCGACCTGTTTCTGCTGGGACTCCTGTCGCTGATGGATGCGATTCTCGAAGTTTCAATCGAGACGATTCTCGAACAATTGCCCGTTGACCATGAAACGAAAGCTGTCCTGTCCGGCCAGTCGAGCAGTCTACGTCCGCTCTACCAACTCGTGCTGGCACAGGAAAGCGGTGAATGGGAGCAATGCGGGCAGCTAACGCAACAACTTCACGTTTCGCAGGAGAAGGTGAGCACAGCCTGGTGGCAGGCAGTGGAATGGGCGCAGCATATCGCACGCGGAGCGCCTGCAGAAGAGGATCCCGGGACCAAGAGTGCCGCGGCCGGCAAGGTGCCTTAG
- a CDS encoding response regulator, with amino-acid sequence MNILIVDDSRFLQLGIQKVLQQVGHSTILAADGEQAIKLAVDKRPDLILLDIMLPGVPGTSVLKTLKHNAITAAIPVVVLTGLTRLDEPKLRSEGADGYMKKTDLDLHGGGQALLRIVNSLVTKPSVSTAT; translated from the coding sequence ATGAATATCCTGATTGTCGATGACAGTAGATTCCTACAGCTCGGAATCCAAAAAGTCCTGCAACAGGTGGGGCACAGTACGATTCTGGCGGCGGACGGCGAACAGGCGATCAAACTGGCGGTCGACAAACGCCCGGATCTGATCTTGCTGGACATCATGCTTCCCGGCGTCCCGGGCACTTCGGTCCTGAAAACGCTGAAGCACAATGCAATCACCGCCGCGATTCCAGTCGTCGTCCTTACGGGCCTCACGCGTCTCGACGAGCCGAAACTAAGAAGCGAAGGGGCAGATGGATACATGAAGAAGACGGACCTGGATCTTCATGGGGGTGGACAAGCCCTGCTTCGTATCGTGAACAGCCTTGTCACCAAGCCCAGCGTTAGTACGGCCACTTAA
- a CDS encoding sigma-54-dependent Fis family transcriptional regulator, whose protein sequence is MSEPRVYWVLVVDRDIRVSEEVSRSLSGLPIAVLRATDRNEARELYQRFLPQIVLLDSTLDDPDTGSVHELFGGDLAVEMVLMTDAATGSWAEEVVARGASNVLSKPVMAIEVRQLIAGFIDQADTRRRTYQLDNDLVEAYQFQGIVARSPSMLQVFSKLRRVAPYFQTLLVTGPTGTGKELIAQALHNLSHRAKARMTVCNCSALVESLLESELFGHVKGSFTGATQDKVGVFEYANQGTVFLDEIGELPLPAQAKLLRVLQSQELQRVGSPVTRVVDVHVIAATNRNLRAMVAEGKFRKDLFYRLSMIEIELPLLADRKEDLPLLQRHFLQRFSARYGKEFKGISRRAQILLARYSWPGNIRELESVIGNACMMAEGDMILDVDLPEPLRAEAAKPQSGDDGLLSFEELQHRHLDLVLSRVQGNKVRAAEILGISRATLYEMLARRSHPGFSKRDISA, encoded by the coding sequence ATGTCCGAACCTAGGGTGTATTGGGTACTCGTGGTTGATCGAGATATTCGCGTCTCGGAAGAAGTGAGCCGCAGTCTTTCTGGCTTGCCGATTGCAGTCCTTCGGGCGACCGATCGAAACGAAGCGCGCGAACTCTACCAACGTTTCCTTCCTCAAATTGTCCTGCTCGACTCAACTCTCGATGATCCTGACACCGGATCAGTCCATGAATTATTTGGCGGTGATTTGGCTGTGGAGATGGTGCTCATGACCGATGCTGCAACCGGTTCGTGGGCGGAAGAAGTAGTCGCACGGGGTGCCAGCAATGTACTGAGCAAGCCCGTGATGGCGATTGAAGTTCGTCAACTCATCGCGGGTTTCATCGATCAGGCGGATACTCGACGCCGTACCTATCAGCTGGATAACGACTTGGTTGAGGCCTACCAGTTTCAAGGAATCGTAGCTCGAAGCCCCTCTATGTTGCAGGTCTTCTCGAAGCTGCGCCGGGTTGCTCCCTATTTCCAGACCTTGCTCGTCACCGGTCCGACGGGGACTGGCAAGGAGCTCATCGCGCAGGCCTTGCACAACTTGAGCCATCGTGCGAAGGCCAGAATGACGGTCTGCAACTGCTCCGCTCTCGTGGAGAGCCTGCTGGAAAGTGAACTGTTTGGTCATGTGAAAGGCTCTTTTACTGGGGCGACGCAGGATAAGGTCGGGGTGTTTGAATACGCGAATCAGGGGACGGTATTCCTTGATGAAATCGGCGAGTTGCCGTTGCCGGCGCAAGCAAAATTGCTGCGCGTTCTCCAGAGCCAGGAGCTACAACGCGTCGGTTCTCCTGTTACGCGTGTCGTTGATGTGCACGTCATTGCTGCCACCAATCGTAATCTGAGAGCCATGGTGGCCGAGGGTAAGTTCCGCAAGGATCTCTTCTACCGGCTCTCCATGATTGAAATCGAGTTGCCCTTGCTTGCGGACCGAAAAGAGGACTTGCCTCTGCTGCAAAGGCACTTCCTGCAGCGTTTTTCGGCCCGCTACGGAAAAGAATTCAAAGGCATCTCTCGACGTGCCCAGATCCTGTTGGCACGATACTCGTGGCCGGGCAACATCCGCGAACTGGAAAGCGTCATTGGAAATGCCTGCATGATGGCCGAAGGCGACATGATTCTTGATGTCGACCTCCCCGAACCGCTGCGCGCCGAAGCAGCCAAGCCGCAATCCGGCGACGATGGATTGCTTTCCTTCGAAGAACTTCAACATCGACACCTTGATCTTGTTCTCAGCCGTGTACAAGGCAACAAAGTTCGAGCCGCAGAAATTCTTGGGATCAGTCGAGCCACGCTCTATGAAATGCTGGCTCGCAGAAGCCATCCCGGATTTTCAAAAAGAGATATCTCCGCTTAA
- the motA gene encoding flagellar motor stator protein MotA, producing MFAIIGILIVFGAVVGGFLMEHGHLKVLLQPSELVIIAGAALGTVLVANPLYILKGIGGGLAGVFGSSPFSQSYYLESLKMMYELLTKARKDGLVALESDIEDPEKSQLFSKYPDFLKNHHVRDFVCDTLRMVMTGGVEAFDVDQLLDLDMEVHHRDAHAPVTALSTTADSLPGLGIVAAVLGVVITMGALGGPPEEIGLHVAAALVGTFLGILLCYGLVGPLAANMGKRADEEHAYLYVLRVLMVAFVKGTAPIMAVEVARRAIPGHVRPSFQELESTCRGNGAAAAATASA from the coding sequence ATGTTTGCCATCATTGGAATTCTGATTGTTTTCGGAGCGGTGGTCGGCGGGTTCTTGATGGAACACGGCCACCTGAAGGTCCTGCTTCAGCCGTCGGAGTTAGTCATCATCGCCGGAGCCGCTTTGGGTACGGTGCTCGTTGCCAACCCGCTGTACATTCTCAAAGGAATCGGGGGTGGCTTGGCAGGTGTGTTCGGATCATCACCGTTTTCCCAGTCTTACTATCTCGAATCGCTGAAGATGATGTATGAACTTCTGACCAAAGCGCGCAAAGATGGATTGGTGGCCTTGGAATCCGACATCGAGGACCCGGAGAAAAGCCAGCTCTTTTCTAAATATCCCGATTTTCTGAAGAACCATCACGTTCGAGATTTTGTGTGTGACACCCTACGGATGGTCATGACCGGAGGCGTTGAGGCATTCGACGTCGATCAGTTGCTCGATCTGGATATGGAAGTTCATCATCGCGACGCCCATGCCCCGGTGACAGCTCTTTCCACGACGGCGGACTCACTTCCTGGCTTAGGCATCGTCGCGGCAGTCCTGGGAGTGGTGATCACAATGGGCGCACTCGGCGGGCCGCCTGAAGAAATTGGACTGCATGTTGCCGCCGCGCTTGTGGGAACATTCCTCGGAATCCTGTTGTGCTATGGATTGGTGGGCCCCCTGGCAGCGAACATGGGCAAGCGCGCCGACGAGGAACATGCCTACCTCTACGTGCTTCGAGTCCTGATGGTCGCATTCGTGAAGGGAACTGCTCCCATCATGGCCGTGGAGGTCGCCCGGCGCGCGATTCCGGGACATGTCAGGCCTTCCTTCCAGGAACTGGAAAGCACCTGCCGTGGGAACGGTGCTGCAGCCGCCGCCACAGCTTCCGCATAG
- a CDS encoding OmpA family protein: MAQARPIIVIKKKSGHGGHHGGAWKVAYADFVTAMMALFIVLWLLNSSKQVQEAVGGYFRDPTGTAKKVGTNMAGAAESFAITKDNMPKLKEQLQKAMKQLSDFDKLKNQIEMTVTSEGLRIELMETASGTFFDSGSATPSGDGRELLSLLAVELGQLPNKVSIEGHTDAKPYSGKVSYSNWELSSDRANAARRLMQTKGLGAAQVSQVRGYADQRLRIPANPLEPSNRRISLIVQYLAKNDDDAPPDPPQATTPAEAPPAVPAEHK, translated from the coding sequence ATGGCACAGGCTCGACCCATCATCGTCATCAAGAAGAAGAGTGGCCACGGCGGACATCACGGTGGAGCGTGGAAGGTCGCCTATGCGGATTTTGTCACCGCCATGATGGCGCTCTTCATCGTTCTCTGGTTACTCAATAGCAGCAAACAGGTACAGGAAGCCGTTGGAGGATATTTCCGCGATCCTACCGGTACGGCGAAAAAAGTCGGCACGAACATGGCGGGTGCCGCCGAGAGTTTCGCGATCACCAAGGACAACATGCCGAAGTTGAAAGAGCAGCTGCAAAAGGCCATGAAGCAACTCTCCGACTTCGACAAGCTCAAGAATCAAATCGAAATGACCGTCACCTCCGAGGGTCTGCGCATCGAGCTGATGGAAACCGCTTCGGGTACATTTTTTGACAGCGGTAGCGCCACACCGAGTGGAGATGGCCGGGAACTGTTGTCTCTTCTAGCGGTGGAACTCGGGCAGTTGCCCAACAAGGTTTCCATCGAGGGGCACACCGACGCGAAGCCCTACTCGGGGAAGGTCAGCTATTCAAACTGGGAGCTATCCTCCGATCGCGCGAATGCAGCGCGCCGCCTGATGCAGACGAAGGGATTGGGCGCGGCACAGGTTTCCCAAGTACGTGGATACGCCGATCAAAGGCTGCGCATTCCAGCCAATCCGCTTGAGCCATCGAATCGCCGGATCTCCCTGATTGTCCAGTATCTTGCGAAGAACGACGATGACGCGCCGCCGGATCCTCCCCAAGCAACTACCCCAGCGGAAGCACCACCTGCTGTCCCGGCAGAGCACAAATAA